The Mytilus galloprovincialis chromosome 7, xbMytGall1.hap1.1, whole genome shotgun sequence genome has a window encoding:
- the LOC143083929 gene encoding uncharacterized protein LOC143083929, whose amino-acid sequence MESKKDNGLSIYIKTEPNDHGDYLPENRTENFPCSSYHGYAEKNRFNIGKRPEHYEYDAYKAKYASENNTIYAEYNRPNLIRNNEPEYDGFQLENSSETNTDKNNREKNRLAINRPKSPNEYDAFLSKIRSKADEFMHYSENLRTDSSVRLNEYEQNQSKNRSEDVAIDYSLVQEIKKEPVDDDHCLSEAEIKDAMYMHQNLQINQEKPNQSRIFVENTENGTQLSLNSNTKDNPDLVRNTAYKDEMMHITDNSREADLDLNKEICKAVEREIRENTGLLNKEKQAPQISNTDMTQIRDKFVGQGNESKDDKNCEPIDKPGLRNSDNTLKYYARTCTDIINASIAGIINSEATKKCEVGGVKNKRKRRSPKFNSNSNTNSDEHLKSSETFEESMYIINSSSPVFSNTADQTNVSAETKSAKGKSPWICQTCGKEFLHFSRLKTHTRTHTGEKPFICGTCGKSYASAASLANHVRVHTGEEFTCSTCGKTFVNPANLKLHIRTHSGEKPYICATCGKAFAQLVHLRLHDRTHTGEKPFICQICGVGFSQASNLRYHKQTHTDEKQYHCNICGKGFNRPDYLKDHEQTHSGDKTHVCDICERGFSRLKDFQAHLRTHTGEKPYICHICGIGFCQSGNLASHVRTHSGERPYPCTTCGREFNRWSNLKSHVQTHNEEKRFSCEICGKGFNRQDRLKKHGRIHTRDGSFKSLEGMDMTEDDVKSDAPMENEDLEEPESHLRNNKKCPVDMDSEQEVGESLENVKRYEGNLEKGGKLTVKLWKNQEFSKNCKDVQRSTVLNNEKSIENMININKEHEFGENWEMNQRSEVNMGYNQNSTVDMTKDNKHDQPKNYKNIEKSVMNVINNEKPAEHFEKNEKSQINMDNSGISFETLKNENKTPCGSNNENSDGQDETEVNFMEHDGKL is encoded by the coding sequence ATGGAAAGTAAAAAGGATAATGGACTCAGTATTTATATCAAAACAGAACCAAATGACCATGGCGACTACTTACCAGAAAATAGAACGGAAAATTTTCCATGTTCGAGTTATCATGGTTATGCTGAAAAGAATAGATTTAATATAGGTAAAAGACCAGAACATTATGAATATGATGCCTATAAGGCTAAATATGCATCTGAAAATAACACGATTTATGCTGAATATAATAGACCAAATTTAATACGAAACAATGAACCTGAATATGATGGTTTTCAACTTGAAAATAGTTCAGAAACTAACACAGATaaaaataatagggaaaaaaacagACTTGCTATAAATAGACCGAAAAGTCCAAATGAATATGATGCCTTCTTGTCTAAAATTAGATCAAAAGCTGACGAATTTATGCACTACTCTGAAAATCTCAGAACAGATTCTAGTGTAAGACTTAATGAATATGAACAGAATCAATCTAAAAATAGATCTGAAGATGTTGCCATTGACTACAGTCTGGTACAAGAAATAAAAAAGGAACCAGTTGATGATGACCATTGCCTTTCTGAAGCAGAAATCAAAGATGCTATGTACATGcatcaaaatttacaaataaaccaAGAAAAACCTAATCAGAGTCGAATTTTCGTTGAAAACACTGAAAATGGAACTCAACTTAGTTTAAACTCTAATACCAAAGATAACCCTGATCTTGTGAGAAACACAGCATATAAAGATGAAATGATGCACATCACCGATAATTCTAGAGAGGCTGATTTAGATTTAAACAAAGAGATATGCAAAGCAGTTGAAAGAGAAATTCGTGAAAATACTGGTTTATTAAACAAGGAAAAACAAGCACCGCAAATCTCTAATACAGATATGACACAGATAAGGGATAAATTTGTAGGTCAAGGAAATGAATCCAAAGATGATAAAAATTGTGAACCTATTGATAAACCAGGATTAAGAAATTCTGACAATACCTTGAAGTATTATGCCAGGACGTGTACAGACATAATCAATGCATCAATAGCAGGTATTATAAACTCTGAGGCTACGAAAAAGTGTGAAGTTGGGGGagtgaaaaacaaaagaaaaagaagaagtcCAAAgttcaattcaaattcaaatacaaaTTCAGATGAACATTTAAAAAGCAGTGAAACGTTCGAGGAAAGTATGTATATAATAAACAGTTCGTCACCAGTGTTTTCGAACACAGCTGATCAGACGAATGTAAGTGCAGAGACTAAATCAGCTAAAGGAAAATCACCATGGATTTGTCAAACTTGTGGTAAAGAATTTTTGCATTTCTCACGTTTAAAGACACACACGAGAACGCATACTGGCGAAAAACCATTCATCTGTGGAACATGTGGTAAGAGCTATGCCAGTGCAGCGAGCCTGGCCAATCATGTGAGAGTCCATACGGGTGAAGAATTCACTTGTAGTACCTGTGGGAAAACCTTTGTAAACCCAGCAAATCTAAAGTTGCATATTCGAACGCACTCAGGAGAAAAACCATACATCTGTGCTACGTGTGGCAAAGCATTTGCTCAGTTGGTACATCTACGATTACATGATAGAACCCATACTGGTGAAAAACCGTTCATCTGTCAAATATGTGGCGTAGGATTCAGTCAAGCATCAAATCTGAGGTACCACAAGCAGACGCACACTGATGAAAAACAATATCACTGTAATATTTGTGGAAAAGGATTTAATCGACCTGATTATCTTAAAGATCATGAGCAAACACATTCAGGTGATAAAACTCATGTCTGTGACATTTGTGAAAGAGGGTTTAGTAGGCTTAAAGATTTTCAGGCGCATCTTCGAACGCATACAGGTGAAAAACCATATATTTGTCACATATGCGGAATTGGCTTTTGTCAGTCAGGAAATCTTGCATCTCATGTTAGAACGCACAGTGGTGAAAGACCATACCCTTGTACTACATGTGGACGAGAATTCAATCGCTGGTCAAATCTTAAGTCACATGTTCAAACCCACAATGAAGAAAAACGATTCAGTTGTGAAATATGTGGAAAAGGATTTAATCGACAAGATCGACTGAAGAAACATGGTAGAATACATACGAGGGATGGAAGTTTTAAATCTTTGGAGGGTATGGATATGACGGAGGATGATGTTAAATCGGACGCACCTATGGAAAATGAAGATCTAGAAGAACCTGAATCTCACCTGAGAAATAATAAAAAGTGTCCAGTAGACATGGACAGTGAACAAGAAGTGGGAGAAAGTCTGGAAAATGTCAAAAGATATGAAGGGAATTTGGAAAAGGGAGGCAAATTAACAGTAAAACTTTGGAAAAACCAAGAATTTTCTAAAAATTGTAAAGATGTTCAAAGATCAAcagttttaaataatgaaaaatctatagaaaacatgataaacattaaCAAAGAACACGAATTTGGAGAAAATTGGGAAATGAATCAAAGATCTGAAGTAAATATGGGATATAATCAAAATTCTACAGTGGACATGACAAAAGACAATAAACATGATCAacctaaaaattataaaaatattgaaaaatctgTGATGAACGTGATAAACAATGAGAAACCGGCTGAACATTttgagaaaaatgaaaaatctcaAATAAACATGGACAATTCTGGAATATCTTTTGAAAccttgaaaaatgaaaacaaaacaccaTGTGGTAGTAATAATGAGAATTCTGATGGACAGGATGAAACGGAAGTTAATTTTATGGAACATGATggaaaattataa